The following coding sequences are from one Solea solea chromosome 11, fSolSol10.1, whole genome shotgun sequence window:
- the dpm1 gene encoding dolichol-phosphate mannosyltransferase subunit 1, with the protein MASRKTMHQNRDNGDKYSVLLPTYNERENLPLIVWLLVKYLGESGHNYEIIVIDDGSPDGTLEVAEQLQKIYGEDRILLRPRAKKLGLGTAYIHGMKHASGNFVIIMDADLSHHPKFITEFIEKQKEGNYDLVSGTRYRGNGGVYGWDLRRKLISRGANYLTQVLLRPGASDLTGSFRLYKKKVLENLVERCVSKGYVFQMEMIVRARQLNYTVGEVPISFVDRVYGESKLGGNEILSFVKGLITLFATT; encoded by the exons atggCTAGCAGGAAAACGATGCACCAAAACCGGGATAATGGCGACAAATATTCCGTGTTATTGCCGACTTACAACGAGCGGGAGAACCTTCCTCTGATAGTTTGGCTCCTGGTGAAATATTTAGGAGAAAG tggaCATAACTATGAGATCATTGTCATTGATGATGGAAGCCCAGACGGCAcactggaggtggcagagcagctgcagaaaataTATGGAGAGGACAGAATA CTTCTACGACCTAGAGCGAAAAAGTTAGGCCTAG GCACTGCCTACATCCACGGCATGAAGCATGCGAGTGGGAACTTCGTTATCATAATGGATGCAGATCTCTCCCATCAT cccAAATTTATCACAGAATTTATTGA AAAGCAGAAGGAGGGTAACTATGACCTGGTGTCTGGGACTCGTTACCGAGGCAACGGAGGAGTGTATGGATGGGATTTGCGCCGAAAACTCATcag TCGCGGAGCAAACTATTTGACTCAGGTGTTGCTGAGACCTGGTGCTTCAGATCTCACAGGCAGCTTCAG ACTGTACAAGAAGAAGGTGCTGGAGAACCTGGTGGAGCGATGCGTGTCCAAAGGCTACGTCTTTCAGATGGAGATGATCGTGCGAGCCAGGCAGCTCAACTACACGGTCGGAGAA GTGCCCATTTCGTTTGTGGATCGAGTTTATGGAGAGTCCAAACTGGGAGGGAACGAGATCTTGTCGTTTGTGAAAGGACTGATCACACTCTTTGCCACGACATGA